A section of the Mycolicibacterium anyangense genome encodes:
- the mhuD gene encoding mycobilin-forming heme oxygenase MhuD: protein MSVVKINAIEIPPGAGPELEKRFANRAHAVENQPGFLGFQLLRPVKGEDRYFVVTSWESEEAFQAWATGPAIHAHAGERANPVAKGAHLLEFEVVLDVAGTGKA from the coding sequence ATGTCCGTGGTGAAGATCAACGCAATCGAGATACCGCCGGGTGCCGGCCCCGAACTGGAGAAGCGGTTCGCCAATCGCGCCCACGCCGTCGAGAACCAGCCGGGCTTCCTCGGGTTCCAATTGCTGCGGCCGGTCAAGGGTGAGGACCGCTACTTCGTGGTCACATCGTGGGAGAGCGAAGAGGCCTTCCAGGCCTGGGCCACCGGCCCCGCCATCCACGCCCATGCCGGGGAGCGGGCCAATCCCGTGGCCAAGGGAGCCCACCTGCTCGAGTTCGAGGTTGTGTTGGACGTTGCCGGGACCGGCAAGGCTTAG